A single genomic interval of Lathyrus oleraceus cultivar Zhongwan6 chromosome 7, CAAS_Psat_ZW6_1.0, whole genome shotgun sequence harbors:
- the LOC127100664 gene encoding anthocyanidin reductase ((2S)-flavan-3-ol-forming) — MASIKEVGKKKACVIGGTGFVASILIKQLLEKGYAVNTTVRDLDNPKKISHLVALKSLGELNLFKAELTVDGDFDAPIAGCELVFQLATPVNFASQDPENDMIKPAIKGVLNVLKACAKAKEVKRVILTSSAAAVTINELKGEDHVMDETNWSDVEFLNAAKPPTWGYPASKVLAEKAAWEFAEKNDIDLITVIPTLTMGPYLTQDVPSSVGLAMSLITGNDFLVNALKGMQFLSGSISITHVEDICRAHIFVAEKESASGRYICCAQNTCVPELAKFLSKRYPQYKVPTKFEDCPSKAKLIISSEKLIKEGFGFKYGIGETYDQTIEYLKTKGVLKK, encoded by the exons ATGGCTAGTATCAAAGAAGTAGGAAAGAAGAAAGCATGTGTGATTGGTGGCACAGGTTTTGTGGCATCTATTCTCATCAAACAGTTGCTTGAAAAAGGTTATGCTGTTAATACTACTGTTAGAGATCTAGATAATCCTAAGAAAATATCACACCTAGTGGCACTGAAGAGTTTAGGGGAACTGAATCTGTTTAAGGCTGAATTAACTGTTGATGGAGATTTTGATGCTCCTATAGCAGGATGTGAACTTGTTTTTCAACTTGCTACACCTGTGAACTTTGCGTCTCAAGATCCTGAG AATGACATGATAAAGCCAGCGATCAAAGGTGTGTTGAATGTGTTGAAAGCTTGTGCGAAAGCAAAAGAAGTGAAAAGAGTTATCTTAACATCTTCGGCTGCTGCTGTGACGATAAATGAACTCAAAGGAGAAGATCATGTCATGGATGAAACTAACTGGTCTGATGTTGAGTTTCTGAATGCGGCAAAGCCACCTACTTGG GGTTATCCTGCGTCCAAAGTGCTAGCTGAAAAGGCTGCATGGGAGTTTGCTGAAAAAAATGACATTGATTTAATCACTGTGATACCTACTTTAACAATGGGTCCTTATCTCACTCAAGATGTGCCATCTAGTGTTGGCTTGGCAATGTCACTTATAACAG GCAATGATTTCCTCGTAAATGCTTTGAAAGGAATGCAGTTTCTGTCAGGTTCGATATCCATTACTCATGTCGAGGATATTTGCCGAGCTCATATATTTGTGGCAGAGAAAGAATCAGCTTCTGGTAGATACATTTGCTGTGCTCAGAATACCTGTGTTCCCGAGCTTGCAAAGTTTCTTAGCAAACGTTACCCTCAGTATAAAGTTCCAACTAA ATTCGAGGATTGCCCTAGCAAGGCAAAGCTGATAATCTCTTCTGAAAAGCTTATCAAAGAAGGGTTCGGTTTCAAGTACGGTATCGGTGAAACTTATGACCAGACTATAGAGTATTTGAAGACTAAGGGGGTCTTGAAGAAGTAA